AGCGGGGTGATGGTCTTCCTGCTGGTGATCTGGCTGGTGGTCTTCGTCCTGACGGTGCGGGGACTGGTCAGCCGGAAGCTGCTGTTGCCGGCCCATTGATCCTGGGGCGAAGCGGTGCTATAATGAGGGCACTCAGGAGAATCCGTCACCCCTGACAGGTTTCCTCCCGGTCGGCCTTCCCAGGTCGGCCTTCAAAAGAGACGCCCCTGCTGTCCGCAGGGGCGTCTCCATTTGGAGGCCGGTCGGCAGGTCGTCCGGAGCCGGCTCAGCCGCCCATCTGGTCGGCGATGATGCCGTCGGCGGCGGACAGGGCCCGCTCGAGCCCGGCCTGGTCCGGCATGCCGGCCTGGGCCATGTTGGGGCGACCGCCCCCGCGCCCGCCGCCCGCCGCGGCAATGGCCTTGACCAGGTTGCCCGCGTGCAGGGTGCCGGCGTCGACCAGGTCGGGGGTGAGGCTGACCAGCAGGGTCGCCTTCCCGTCCAGATCGGCGGTGAGCACCACGACCCCCCGGGCGCCCAGCCGGTCCCGCACATGGTCGCCCAGCTCCATGAAGGCCCCCTTGTCGGCGGCATCGACGTGGGCCGTGATGACCTTCAGTCCCGCCACCTCGCGCGGCGTGTCCAGGGCCGAACTCAGGGACTCGCGGGCCTCGGCCTGGTGCAGCCGGGCCAACTCGCGCCGGAGCTCGTCGCGCTCGGCGAGGAGGGCACGGGTCTGGTCGACCAGCGGTCCGCCGTCGCGCCGCAGCAGGCCGCCCAGCGCCCCGACCGCCTGCCGCTCCTGGCGGTACAGCGCCGCCGCCTCGGGTCCGGTGACCGCCTCGATGCGGCGCACCCCGGCCGAGACGCTGCCCTCGCTGGTGATGCGGAAGGGTCCGATGTCGCCCGTGCGGAAAGCGTGGGTGCCCCCGCACAGCTCGACCGAGGTCACGGGGCCGTAGTCCTCGCCCTGGCGCGGCGACACCAGATGGCCGCCGTGCACCTGCACGACGCGCACCCGGTCGCCGTACTTCTCGCCGAAGAGCGCCATGGCGCCGCGCTCGCGGGCTTCGGCCAGGGGCACGTCGCTCTCCACGAGCACGGCCCGGTTCTGGGCGATCGCCTCGTCCACGAGGGACTCGACCTCGGCCAGCTGGGCCGGGGTCAGGGCCTGGTCGTGGCGAAAGTCGAAGCGCAGGCGCCCCGGCTCGACGACCGAGCCGGCCTGCTCGACGTGGTCGCCCAGGACGCTGCGCAGGGCGGCGTGCAGCAGGTGGGTCGCGGTGTGGTTCCGCATACAGCCCGCGCGCCGCACGGCGTCGACCTGCAGCTGCACCGTCGCGTCGGCGCCGAAGGCCCGCGCGAGCTCGTCCACGTCTCCGGCCACGACGCAGACGGGGCCCTCGGGACTCGCCTGGGTGTCGCGCACGTCCAGGACGCGGTCGCCGTCCGACAGGATGATGTGGCCGGTGTCGCCCACCTGACCGCCCGACTCGGCGTAGAACGGCGTGCGGTCGCACAGGACGTGGGCCAGGGGCGTGCCCTCCGGACCTTCGCCCCCGCCGCGCACGGCCACCACGCGCGCCTGCTCGGTGACGCGCTCGTAGCCGACGAACTCGGCGCGGAAACCGCCCAGGTCGAGGCCCGGCACGAGGGTTCGCCAGGGGGTGATGCCCGCCATGAAGGTCTTCTCGCTGCGGCTCTGCTCGCGCTGGCGCTCCATGCAGGC
The bacterium genome window above contains:
- the alaS gene encoding alanine--tRNA ligase, with translation MKAREIRASFLDFFAERGHTVVPSSTLVPQDDPTLLFTNAGMNQFKGVFLGLEKRDYVRAASVQKCMRVSGKHNDLEEVGKDARHHTFFEMLGNWSFGEYYKRESITWGWDFLTRVMGLDRDRLWVSVYKDDDESFGIWEHEVGLAPERIVRLGDLERGDEENFWSMADTGPCGPCTEIHYDQGQQMKCDHPDGCFVGVCDCDRWLELWNHVFMEFDRDKEGVLHPLPMKSVDTGLGFERLVAVMQGRQSNYETDLFTPLIARMSEICGREPEGEDRISMQVIADHARAVTFTVADGAIPGNTGADYVVRRILRRAARHGHLLGMEEPFLFRIAEVVIAEMGEAYPEIVARRERVLDVIRNEEERFLRTLAAGLHVYADYKAAMARDGRTELSGEEAFKLHDTFGFPVDLTAVVAEEDGFSVDHDGFRACMERQREQSRSEKTFMAGITPWRTLVPGLDLGGFRAEFVGYERVTEQARVVAVRGGGEGPEGTPLAHVLCDRTPFYAESGGQVGDTGHIILSDGDRVLDVRDTQASPEGPVCVVAGDVDELARAFGADATVQLQVDAVRRAGCMRNHTATHLLHAALRSVLGDHVEQAGSVVEPGRLRFDFRHDQALTPAQLAEVESLVDEAIAQNRAVLVESDVPLAEARERGAMALFGEKYGDRVRVVQVHGGHLVSPRQGEDYGPVTSVELCGGTHAFRTGDIGPFRITSEGSVSAGVRRIEAVTGPEAAALYRQERQAVGALGGLLRRDGGPLVDQTRALLAERDELRRELARLHQAEARESLSSALDTPREVAGLKVITAHVDAADKGAFMELGDHVRDRLGARGVVVLTADLDGKATLLVSLTPDLVDAGTLHAGNLVKAIAAAGGGRGGGRPNMAQAGMPDQAGLERALSAADGIIADQMGG